Proteins from a genomic interval of Micromonospora sp. NBC_00389:
- a CDS encoding TIGR03960 family B12-binding radical SAM protein, which produces MSAPSTTPRPAATNSIWSQLEPLLPQVTKPIQYVGGELGAVVKDWDAATVRWALMYPDAYEVGLPNQGVQILYEVLNELPDTLAERTYAVWPDLESLMRTHGVPQFTVDAHRSVRDFDVFGISFSTELGYTNLLTAIDLAGIPMLAADRTDADPVIVAGGHAAFNPEPIADFIDAAVLGDGEEAVLEITAIVREWKAEGSPGGRDELLLRLARTESVYVPRFYDVDYLADGRIQRVVPNRADVPFRVHKRTTMDLDAWPYPKKPLVPLAETVHERYAVEIFRGCTRGCRFCQAGMITRPVRERSITTVGQMVRDGLEFSGFSEVGLLSLSSADHSEIGDMCSGLAQQYEGTNVSLSLPSTRVDAFNIDLAQELSRNGRRTGLTFAPEGGSERIRKVINKMVSKEDLIRTVVTAYSNGWRQVKLYFMCGLPTETDADVLEIADMAHEVIKAGRAATGSKDIRCTVSIGGFVPKPHTPFQWAPMERPEVIDHRLKILKQAINSDRSLGRAIGYRYHDGEPSLIEGLLSRGDRRVGSVIRKVWENGGRFDGWSEHFSYQRWVDAAAETLPAFGVDLDWYTTRQRDELEVLPWDHLDSGLDKDWLWQDWQDSVSEYEQDDCRWTPCFDCGVCPSMDTEIQIGPTGKKLLPLTPLGGNGMKVPAGDQSA; this is translated from the coding sequence ATGAGTGCCCCGTCCACGACGCCGCGCCCGGCCGCGACCAATTCCATCTGGTCCCAGCTGGAGCCGCTGCTACCCCAGGTCACGAAGCCCATCCAGTACGTCGGTGGTGAACTGGGTGCGGTGGTCAAGGACTGGGACGCGGCAACCGTGCGCTGGGCGCTGATGTATCCCGACGCGTACGAGGTGGGCCTGCCCAACCAGGGTGTGCAGATCCTCTACGAGGTGCTCAACGAGCTGCCCGACACTCTCGCCGAGCGGACGTACGCGGTCTGGCCGGACCTGGAGTCCCTGATGCGCACGCACGGCGTGCCGCAGTTCACCGTCGACGCGCACCGGTCGGTCCGCGACTTCGACGTGTTCGGCATCTCCTTCTCCACCGAGCTGGGTTACACCAACCTGCTCACCGCGATCGACCTGGCCGGCATCCCGATGCTGGCCGCCGACCGCACCGACGCCGACCCGGTGATCGTGGCCGGCGGGCACGCCGCGTTCAACCCGGAGCCGATCGCCGACTTCATCGACGCCGCTGTGCTCGGCGACGGCGAGGAGGCGGTCCTGGAGATCACCGCGATCGTCCGGGAGTGGAAGGCCGAGGGCTCCCCGGGTGGTCGCGACGAGTTGCTGCTGCGGCTCGCCCGCACCGAGAGCGTCTACGTGCCGCGCTTCTACGACGTGGACTACCTCGCCGACGGCCGGATCCAGCGAGTCGTGCCGAACCGGGCGGACGTGCCGTTCCGGGTGCACAAGCGCACGACGATGGACCTGGACGCCTGGCCGTACCCGAAGAAGCCCCTCGTCCCGCTGGCCGAGACGGTGCACGAGCGGTACGCGGTGGAGATCTTCCGGGGCTGCACCCGGGGTTGCCGGTTCTGCCAGGCCGGCATGATCACCCGCCCGGTGCGCGAGCGGTCGATCACCACGGTCGGGCAGATGGTGCGCGACGGGCTGGAGTTCTCCGGCTTCTCCGAGGTGGGCCTGCTGTCGCTCTCCTCAGCCGACCACTCCGAGATCGGCGACATGTGCTCGGGCCTGGCCCAGCAGTACGAGGGCACCAACGTCTCGCTGTCGCTGCCGTCGACCCGGGTGGACGCCTTCAACATCGACCTCGCGCAGGAGCTGTCCCGCAACGGGCGGCGCACCGGCCTGACCTTCGCCCCGGAGGGCGGGTCGGAGCGGATCCGCAAGGTCATCAACAAGATGGTGTCGAAGGAAGACCTCATTCGCACCGTGGTCACCGCGTACAGCAACGGCTGGCGGCAGGTGAAGCTCTACTTCATGTGCGGCCTGCCCACCGAGACCGACGCCGACGTCCTGGAGATCGCGGACATGGCGCACGAGGTGATCAAGGCTGGCCGGGCGGCGACCGGTTCCAAGGACATCCGCTGCACCGTCTCCATCGGTGGGTTCGTGCCGAAGCCGCACACCCCGTTCCAGTGGGCACCGATGGAGCGCCCGGAGGTCATCGACCACCGGCTCAAGATCCTCAAGCAGGCGATCAACTCGGACCGCTCGCTGGGCCGGGCGATCGGCTACCGCTACCACGACGGCGAGCCGTCGCTGATCGAGGGCCTGCTCTCCCGGGGCGACCGTCGGGTCGGTTCGGTGATCCGCAAGGTGTGGGAGAACGGCGGCCGGTTCGACGGTTGGAGCGAGCACTTCTCGTACCAGCGCTGGGTGGACGCGGCGGCCGAGACGCTGCCCGCGTTCGGGGTGGACCTCGACTGGTACACCACCCGTCAGCGCGACGAGCTGGAGGTCCTGCCCTGGGACCACCTGGACTCGGGCCTGGACAAGGACTGGCTCTGGCAGGACTGGCAGGACTCGGTCTCGGAGTACGAGCAGGACGACTGCCGGTGGACCCCGTGCTTCGACTGCGGCGTCTGCCCCTCCATGGATACCGAGATCCAGATCGGCCCCACCGGCAAGAAGCTCCTCCCCCTCACGCCGCTGGGCGGCAACGGCATGAAGGTGCCGGCGGGCGACCAGTCCGCCTGA
- a CDS encoding lysophospholipid acyltransferase family protein, whose protein sequence is MPLLYTIGKLTVAPTLRLAFRPTVEGLEHLPETGGAVFAGNHLSVADELFLGTVVPRHLAFWAKSEYFKGTGVKGAISKFVLTGLGAIPVERAGGRAALSAFDAAIPALKGGDLVVVYPEGTRSPDGKLYRGRTGAARLALSAGVPVIPVGMIGTDKAQPIGARVPRPGAAKITVRFGKPLDFTGRQDDRTSLRQMTDEIMSEIQKLTGQEYVPRYAPPRAHPDPTRDS, encoded by the coding sequence GTGCCCCTGCTCTACACCATCGGCAAGCTCACCGTGGCGCCCACGCTGCGGTTGGCGTTCCGCCCGACCGTGGAGGGGCTGGAGCACCTGCCGGAGACCGGCGGCGCGGTCTTCGCCGGGAACCATTTGTCGGTGGCCGACGAGCTGTTCCTCGGCACGGTGGTGCCCCGGCACCTGGCGTTCTGGGCGAAGTCGGAGTATTTCAAGGGCACCGGGGTCAAGGGCGCGATCTCCAAGTTCGTCCTCACCGGCCTGGGCGCGATCCCGGTCGAGCGGGCCGGCGGGCGTGCTGCGCTGTCCGCGTTCGACGCGGCCATCCCGGCACTCAAGGGCGGCGACCTGGTGGTGGTCTATCCGGAGGGCACCCGCTCACCGGACGGCAAGCTCTACCGGGGACGGACCGGAGCGGCCCGGCTGGCGCTCTCCGCCGGAGTGCCGGTCATCCCGGTCGGCATGATCGGCACGGACAAGGCGCAGCCGATCGGCGCCCGGGTGCCCCGCCCCGGCGCCGCCAAGATCACCGTTCGGTTCGGCAAGCCGCTGGACTTCACCGGCCGGCAGGACGACCGCACCTCGCTGCGGCAGATGACCGACGAGATCATGAGCGAGATCCAGAAGCTCACGGGCCAGGAGTACGTGCCCCGCTACGCCCCGCCGCGCGCCCACCCGGACCCGACCCGCGACTCCTGA
- the ileS gene encoding isoleucine--tRNA ligase, which produces MAYPLHDPTAAGVPASPDLPAVERRVLEHWTADKTFEASVEARPAGDDGKNEYVFYDGPPFANGLPHYGHLFTGYVKDVVPRYQTMRGRHVERRFGWDCHGLPAEVVAEKQLGITSKAEIIDLGVARFNEACRTSVLEFTQDWERYINRQARWVDFTNDYKTLDLDYMESVMWAFRTLHDKGLIYEGFRVLAYCWRCETPLSNTETRMDDVYRDRHDPTLTVWFGLTPDESAPELLRGSVKLGVWTTTPWTLPSNLALAVGPDIEYAVLERDGDRYVVGAARLGAYAKELDGYEQVGTVYGRDLVGRRYTPLYDFLVEQAGENAYQVLGADFVTTEDGTGIVHLAPAFGEDDQNVCNAAGIPTIVTVDDHTRFTALVPPYQGEQVFDVNKPVIRELKERGVVLKQDTYTHSYPHCWRCDTPLVYKAVSSWFVAVTRFKDRMVELNQQINWTPGHIKDGSFGKWLANARDWSISRNRFWGSPIPVWKSDDPNYPRLDVYGSLADIERDFGVRLTDLHRPAVDDLVRPNPDDPTGQSMMRRVPEVLDCWFESGSMPFAQVHYPFENADWFEHHYPGDFIVEYIGQTRGWFYTMHVLATALFDRPAFRNCLSHGILLGSDGRKMSKSLRNYPDVYHVFDAYGSDAMRWMLMSSPVLRGGDMAVTEAGIRDAVRQVMLPLWNVWYFFSLYANADGYQARRRTDSPDLLDRYVLAKTNELVSTVGAQMEAYDISGACATVRSYLDALTNWYVRRSRDRFWSGDANAFDTLWTVLETLCRVVAPLAPLTAEEIWRGLTGERSVHLTDWPEATEFPADHELVAAMDATRAVASAALSLRKAKGLRVRLPLPKLVVASPAAEQLRPFADLVTDEVNVKAVEFSADLAEYCQQVLTVVPRALGPRVGKQVQQVIKAVKAGEWELVDGAPVAAGVTLAEGEYELRLVAADAEHSAPLPGGEGVVVLDTEVTPELAAEGLARDVVRVVQQARRDADLDVSDRIVVSVSASEEVRAAVAAYIDFVSGEVLADSVDFAEGVDGFVGEVGEGDRVTVVVRRV; this is translated from the coding sequence ATGGCCTATCCACTGCACGACCCGACCGCCGCCGGTGTCCCGGCGAGCCCGGACCTGCCCGCGGTCGAGCGCCGGGTGCTGGAGCACTGGACGGCCGACAAGACCTTCGAGGCGTCGGTGGAGGCCCGCCCGGCCGGCGACGACGGTAAGAACGAGTACGTCTTCTACGACGGCCCGCCGTTCGCCAACGGCCTGCCGCACTACGGCCACCTCTTCACCGGCTACGTCAAGGACGTGGTGCCCCGCTACCAGACCATGCGCGGCCGGCACGTCGAGCGGCGCTTCGGCTGGGACTGCCACGGCCTGCCCGCCGAGGTGGTGGCCGAGAAGCAGCTCGGCATCACCAGCAAGGCAGAGATCATCGACCTCGGCGTGGCCCGGTTCAACGAGGCCTGCCGCACCTCGGTGCTGGAGTTCACCCAGGACTGGGAGCGGTACATCAACCGGCAGGCCCGCTGGGTCGACTTCACCAACGACTACAAGACCCTCGACCTGGACTACATGGAAAGCGTCATGTGGGCCTTCCGGACCCTGCACGACAAGGGCCTGATCTACGAGGGTTTCCGGGTGCTGGCGTACTGCTGGCGCTGCGAGACGCCGCTGTCGAACACCGAGACCCGGATGGACGACGTCTACCGGGACCGGCACGACCCGACGTTGACCGTGTGGTTCGGGCTGACCCCGGACGAGTCCGCCCCGGAGCTGCTCCGCGGGTCGGTCAAGCTGGGCGTCTGGACCACCACGCCGTGGACACTGCCGTCGAACCTGGCGCTCGCCGTCGGCCCGGACATCGAGTACGCCGTGCTGGAGCGCGACGGTGACCGCTACGTGGTGGGCGCCGCCCGGCTCGGGGCGTACGCCAAGGAGCTGGACGGATACGAGCAGGTCGGCACGGTGTACGGCCGGGACCTGGTCGGGCGCCGCTACACCCCGCTCTACGACTTCCTGGTCGAGCAGGCCGGCGAGAACGCCTACCAGGTGCTCGGCGCGGACTTCGTCACCACCGAGGACGGCACCGGGATCGTGCACCTGGCTCCGGCCTTCGGTGAGGACGACCAGAACGTCTGCAACGCCGCCGGCATCCCCACCATCGTCACGGTCGACGACCACACCCGGTTCACGGCGTTGGTTCCGCCGTACCAGGGTGAGCAGGTCTTCGACGTCAACAAGCCGGTGATCCGGGAGCTCAAGGAGCGGGGGGTGGTGCTCAAGCAGGACACCTACACCCACTCGTACCCGCACTGCTGGCGCTGCGACACCCCGCTGGTCTACAAGGCGGTGTCGTCGTGGTTCGTCGCGGTGACCCGGTTCAAGGACCGAATGGTCGAGCTGAACCAGCAGATCAACTGGACGCCCGGGCACATCAAGGACGGCTCGTTCGGCAAGTGGCTGGCCAACGCCCGCGACTGGTCGATCAGCCGGAACCGGTTCTGGGGCTCGCCGATCCCGGTCTGGAAGTCCGACGACCCGAACTATCCCCGGCTCGACGTCTACGGCTCGCTGGCCGACATCGAGCGGGACTTCGGCGTACGCCTGACCGACCTGCACCGGCCCGCGGTGGACGACCTGGTCCGCCCCAACCCGGACGACCCGACCGGGCAGTCGATGATGCGTCGGGTGCCGGAGGTGCTGGACTGCTGGTTCGAGTCCGGCTCGATGCCGTTCGCCCAGGTGCACTACCCGTTCGAGAACGCGGACTGGTTCGAGCACCACTACCCGGGCGACTTCATCGTCGAGTACATCGGGCAGACCCGCGGCTGGTTCTACACGATGCACGTGCTGGCCACCGCGCTGTTCGACCGGCCGGCGTTCCGCAACTGCCTCAGCCACGGCATCCTGCTCGGCTCGGACGGGCGCAAGATGTCCAAGAGCCTGCGCAACTACCCGGACGTCTACCACGTCTTCGACGCGTACGGCTCGGACGCGATGCGCTGGATGCTGATGTCCTCGCCGGTGCTGCGCGGCGGCGACATGGCGGTCACCGAGGCGGGCATCCGGGACGCCGTCCGCCAGGTGATGCTGCCGCTGTGGAACGTCTGGTACTTCTTCTCGCTCTACGCCAACGCCGACGGGTACCAGGCGCGGCGCCGCACCGACTCGCCGGACCTGCTCGACCGGTACGTGCTGGCGAAGACGAACGAGCTGGTGTCGACGGTCGGCGCGCAGATGGAGGCGTACGACATCTCCGGCGCCTGTGCCACCGTCCGGTCCTACCTGGACGCGCTGACCAACTGGTACGTGCGCCGGTCCCGGGACCGGTTCTGGTCCGGGGACGCGAACGCCTTCGACACGCTGTGGACGGTGCTGGAGACGCTCTGCCGGGTGGTGGCGCCGCTGGCGCCGCTGACCGCGGAGGAGATCTGGCGCGGGCTGACCGGGGAGCGCTCGGTGCACCTGACCGACTGGCCGGAGGCGACCGAGTTTCCGGCCGACCACGAGTTGGTCGCCGCGATGGACGCCACCCGGGCGGTCGCCTCGGCGGCGCTGTCGCTGCGCAAGGCCAAGGGGCTGCGGGTGCGGCTGCCGCTGCCCAAGCTGGTCGTGGCCTCGCCGGCGGCCGAGCAGCTGCGCCCGTTCGCCGACCTGGTCACCGACGAGGTCAACGTGAAGGCGGTGGAGTTCAGCGCGGACCTGGCCGAGTACTGCCAGCAGGTCCTGACCGTGGTGCCCCGGGCGCTCGGCCCGCGGGTCGGCAAGCAGGTCCAGCAGGTGATCAAGGCGGTCAAGGCGGGCGAGTGGGAGCTGGTCGACGGCGCTCCGGTGGCCGCCGGGGTCACCCTGGCCGAGGGTGAGTACGAGCTGCGCCTGGTCGCCGCCGACGCCGAGCACTCCGCGCCGCTGCCCGGCGGTGAGGGTGTGGTGGTGCTGGACACCGAGGTCACCCCCGAGCTGGCCGCCGAGGGGTTGGCCCGGGACGTGGTCCGGGTGGTGCAGCAGGCCCGCCGGGACGCCGACCTGGACGTCTCGGACCGGATCGTGGTGTCGGTGTCGGCGTCCGAGGAGGTGCGCGCGGCGGTGGCCGCGTACATCGATTTCGTCTCCGGAGAGGTGCTGGCCGACTCCGTCGACTTCGCCGAGGGCGTCGATGGCTTCGTCGGCGAGGTCGGCGAGGGTGACCGGGTGACGGTCGTGGTCCGTCGGGTATGA
- a CDS encoding ArsR family transcriptional regulator, whose protein sequence is MIQIELDEPTLARTRIATSPLWEVMTSLYVLHRNPGEAPWPYTGWARHARRVLAEVPATAPVRLLAIGSRAPDFLSPIPTSATPTLADQLAELRATPPEVIADQIPRYHRPDDLPGWLSPFVTDRQAALDRLADGIEAYWDAAIAPWWPAMRATLDEEVLHRARALAAHGPDALLADLHERVRWDRPVLTLVKPLEQHFEAVDKRLLLIPLIFSRGALACSTDHPEIVAVSYQARGAALLADGAPAPAAPTGPAVDRLAVLVGRGRAQVLRALTRPATTAGLAATLGLAPSTVSEQLSALLTAGVVHRRRVGRRVLYGLEPAGVALVQLIGDEPVTASA, encoded by the coding sequence GTGATCCAGATCGAGTTGGACGAGCCCACGCTGGCTCGCACCCGGATCGCCACCAGCCCGCTGTGGGAGGTGATGACCAGCCTGTACGTGCTGCACCGCAACCCGGGCGAGGCGCCCTGGCCGTACACCGGTTGGGCGCGGCACGCCCGGCGGGTGCTGGCCGAGGTGCCGGCGACCGCCCCGGTCCGGCTGCTGGCCATCGGCTCGCGCGCACCGGACTTCCTCAGCCCGATTCCCACGTCGGCCACGCCGACCCTGGCCGACCAACTCGCCGAGCTGCGCGCGACGCCGCCGGAGGTGATCGCCGACCAGATCCCCCGCTACCACCGGCCCGACGACCTGCCCGGGTGGCTCAGCCCGTTCGTCACGGACCGGCAGGCCGCCCTGGACCGGTTGGCGGACGGTATCGAGGCGTACTGGGACGCGGCTATCGCGCCCTGGTGGCCGGCGATGCGGGCGACGCTGGACGAGGAGGTGCTGCACCGGGCACGGGCACTCGCCGCGCACGGCCCGGACGCGCTACTGGCCGACCTGCACGAGCGGGTGCGCTGGGACAGGCCGGTGCTGACCCTGGTGAAGCCGCTGGAACAGCATTTCGAGGCGGTCGACAAGCGACTGCTGCTGATCCCGCTGATTTTCTCCCGGGGAGCGCTCGCCTGCTCCACCGACCACCCGGAGATCGTCGCCGTCTCCTACCAGGCGCGTGGCGCGGCGCTGCTCGCCGATGGCGCGCCCGCCCCGGCTGCCCCGACCGGGCCGGCGGTCGACCGGCTGGCGGTGCTGGTCGGGCGGGGGCGTGCCCAGGTGTTGCGGGCGCTGACCCGGCCGGCGACCACCGCCGGCCTCGCGGCCACCCTGGGGCTGGCCCCGAGCACCGTCTCGGAGCAGCTCTCCGCGTTGCTCACCGCCGGCGTGGTGCACCGCCGTCGGGTCGGCCGGCGGGTGCTGTACGGCCTGGAACCAGCCGGCGTGGCCCTGGTGCAGTTGATCGGCGACGAGCCGGTGACCGCCTCGGCCTGA
- a CDS encoding ABC transporter ATP-binding protein, producing the protein MSEHAIEAVGLRRTYRSRTGWLRPQRREVEAVRGVDLTVGNGELFGLLGPNGAGKTTTIKLLNTLLIPTAGEARICGFDVVRQTREVRRRIGYVFGGDRGLYDRLSARDNLRYFAELYGVPGREQKRRIAELLDLVRLTGRENDRVEGYSRGMRQRLHIARGLLHRPRVLFLDEPSIGVDPVAARELRQTVAELAATGTTVLLTTHYMAEADELCGRIAVIANGTIQALGTPAELRHHADGRQVLEVEAYGVGDTQLAVIHALPGVREASVAVTGAAQVLTVQSDAGVDVQADVLRALDGVRLGRVTARQPTLEDAYVAIVNRVDAQARAFEAVAG; encoded by the coding sequence ATGAGCGAACACGCGATCGAGGCGGTCGGGCTGCGCCGCACGTACCGCAGCCGCACCGGATGGTTACGACCACAGCGCCGGGAGGTCGAGGCGGTCCGCGGCGTCGACCTGACGGTCGGCAACGGGGAGCTGTTCGGCCTGCTCGGACCGAACGGCGCTGGCAAGACGACGACCATCAAGCTGCTGAACACGCTGCTCATCCCGACCGCCGGCGAGGCCCGGATCTGTGGCTTCGACGTGGTCCGGCAGACCCGCGAGGTACGCCGGCGGATCGGGTACGTCTTCGGCGGTGACCGGGGGCTCTACGACCGGCTCTCCGCACGGGACAACCTGCGCTACTTCGCCGAGCTGTACGGCGTGCCGGGGCGGGAGCAGAAGCGGCGGATCGCCGAGCTTCTCGACCTGGTCCGGCTGACCGGCCGGGAGAACGACCGGGTGGAGGGTTACTCCCGGGGCATGCGGCAGCGGCTGCACATCGCCCGGGGCCTGCTGCACCGGCCGCGCGTGCTCTTCCTCGACGAGCCGTCGATCGGGGTGGACCCGGTGGCCGCCCGGGAGCTGCGGCAGACCGTCGCCGAGCTGGCCGCCACCGGCACCACCGTGCTGCTCACCACGCACTACATGGCCGAGGCGGACGAGCTGTGCGGCCGGATCGCGGTGATCGCGAACGGCACCATCCAGGCCCTCGGCACCCCGGCGGAGCTGCGGCACCACGCCGACGGCCGGCAGGTGCTGGAGGTGGAGGCGTACGGGGTGGGCGACACCCAGCTCGCCGTGATCCACGCCCTGCCCGGGGTACGCGAGGCGAGCGTGGCCGTCACCGGTGCGGCGCAGGTGCTGACCGTGCAGTCCGACGCGGGGGTGGACGTGCAGGCGGACGTGTTGCGCGCGCTGGACGGGGTCAGGCTGGGCCGGGTCACCGCGCGGCAGCCCACCCTGGAGGACGCGTACGTGGCGATCGTGAACCGGGTCGACGCGCAGGCCCGTGCGTTCGAGGCGGTGGCCGGGTGA
- a CDS encoding ABC transporter permease, whose translation MRTLRMIAVGALLHAKQLSRSPFEIATALIVPVVQATLAVYLFRAGGEPGRLLEAAVGAGLMGIWSSVLFGSGGAIQNQRWQGTLEMIMLAPRPPALVVLPITLATALTGTYAMLATLAWGRLLYGIPLSFAHPLAFAVAVPGCIIGLGMFGLLLASTFVLLRNANALANTLEYPIWLVSGMLVPITALPGWTGPIAAVLPTTWGARAVREAATGSGPVWPSLGVCLAISLACLALGAIMMTHVERRARAAATLALA comes from the coding sequence GTGAGGACGCTGCGGATGATCGCGGTCGGTGCGCTGTTGCACGCCAAGCAGCTCAGCCGGTCGCCGTTCGAGATCGCCACCGCGCTGATCGTGCCGGTGGTGCAGGCGACCCTGGCCGTCTACCTGTTCCGGGCCGGCGGTGAGCCGGGCCGGCTGTTGGAGGCCGCTGTCGGAGCGGGGCTGATGGGCATCTGGTCGTCGGTGCTGTTCGGTTCCGGTGGCGCCATCCAGAACCAGCGGTGGCAGGGAACCCTGGAGATGATCATGTTGGCACCCCGGCCGCCCGCCCTGGTGGTGCTGCCGATCACGCTGGCCACCGCGCTCACCGGCACGTACGCCATGCTCGCCACGCTGGCCTGGGGTCGGCTGCTGTACGGCATTCCGCTGTCCTTCGCCCACCCGTTGGCGTTCGCGGTCGCGGTGCCCGGCTGCATCATCGGGCTCGGCATGTTCGGCCTGCTGCTCGCCTCCACGTTCGTGCTGCTCCGCAACGCCAACGCGCTGGCCAACACGCTGGAGTACCCGATCTGGCTGGTCTCCGGGATGCTCGTGCCGATCACCGCGCTGCCCGGTTGGACCGGCCCGATCGCAGCCGTGCTGCCCACCACGTGGGGAGCGCGTGCGGTCCGCGAGGCGGCCACCGGCAGCGGGCCGGTCTGGCCGTCGCTCGGCGTCTGCCTGGCGATCAGCCTGGCCTGCCTGGCGCTCGGCGCGATCATGATGACCCACGTCGAGCGGCGGGCCCGCGCGGCGGCCACGCTCGCTCTGGCCTGA
- a CDS encoding ABC transporter permease — protein MTALLRLVGIGGVIAYRALFNWTTPAMFVGTLLVGPLFQLLFFAYLGRQLGVADDSFYITGNAVLAASLACVFGGTMAVSNERRFGTLGHVLLSPRSRTAVFLGRVLPYAANGLLIAVTTLTAASLLLGLRVPVDALPGLLLTLAVAALACGFFGLTLGAIGLRFRDVWLVSNVSIALLLLLTGVNVPAAGLPAWMRLTGELLPITHAAEAARRLVAGEGFRAAAPQLAVELAIAVAYALLAATLLKLFEAESRRRASLDTL, from the coding sequence ATGACCGCACTGCTCCGCCTGGTCGGCATCGGTGGCGTGATCGCCTACCGGGCCCTGTTCAACTGGACCACCCCTGCGATGTTCGTCGGCACGCTGCTCGTCGGCCCGCTGTTCCAACTGCTCTTCTTCGCCTATCTGGGACGGCAGCTCGGGGTCGCCGACGACAGCTTCTACATCACCGGCAACGCGGTGCTGGCCGCCTCCCTGGCGTGCGTGTTCGGCGGCACGATGGCGGTCTCCAACGAGCGGCGCTTCGGCACCCTCGGGCACGTGCTGCTCTCGCCGCGCAGCCGTACCGCGGTCTTCCTCGGCCGGGTCCTGCCGTACGCGGCGAACGGCCTGCTGATCGCGGTGACCACGCTGACCGCCGCGTCGCTGCTGCTCGGCCTGCGGGTGCCGGTCGACGCGCTGCCGGGGCTGCTGCTGACCCTGGCGGTCGCGGCGCTGGCCTGCGGCTTCTTCGGCCTGACGTTGGGCGCGATCGGGCTGCGGTTCCGGGACGTCTGGCTGGTCTCCAACGTCTCGATCGCGCTGCTGCTCCTGCTGACCGGGGTGAACGTGCCCGCCGCCGGGCTACCGGCCTGGATGCGGCTCACCGGCGAGCTGCTGCCGATCACCCACGCCGCGGAGGCGGCCCGGCGGCTGGTCGCCGGTGAGGGTTTCCGGGCCGCCGCACCCCAGCTCGCGGTCGAGCTGGCCATCGCGGTCGCCTACGCCCTGCTCGCGGCCACCCTGCTCAAGCTCTTCGAGGCCGAGTCCCGCCGCCGAGCATCCCTCGACACCCTCTAA